Proteins encoded in a region of the Anopheles aquasalis chromosome 2, idAnoAquaMG_Q_19, whole genome shotgun sequence genome:
- the LOC126580924 gene encoding prolyl 4-hydroxylase subunit alpha-2-like: protein MRHYYVIATFWFYSALLLGVNVTGEYYTSNERMRQLIKLEESLTNHLSRYIENNGNHSVVLQFQRDELQQQLKEATAHDVLYVSHPVTAFLLINRLLTDWQKIGTHIGLDVRQYTFENIEMPTIDDVSGVVEALARLQDLYRLKPNKCSLDIGIDLPFDQALGAFDCYQIADHLLAAGFHSQSIPWFQEALNLWSVDYVRLTKIDVANELAKALYNERRYTEALKLTEEVLQEQPDNAGALFSRKSLENVTIFERSSDNEEGTDTPEYSDYDRLCRGDIQQPDSVQKTLYCFYEHNRTPFLTIAPLKLEQINHDPFIVVYHEIISNSEITNVLEAAHPRLNRALVFAANQYTVTKFRTSTNAWLNVDMFYTHLRPIVQRVEDMTGLTKRSYDQLQIGNYGVGGHYSTHHDYDVPADGQEAFPSLGKGNRVATVMYYLSEVDVGGATVFPNIDVAVFPRKGSAVFWYNLHRNGTADPRTLHAACPVMLGSKWVANQWIHERGLEFKYPCALDPML from the exons ATGAGGCATTATTATGTGATTGCCACGTTTTGGTTCTACAGCGCACTCCTTTTGGGGGTCAACGTTACCGGTGAATATTATACTTCCAACGAAAGGATGCGGCAACTAATCAAGCTAGAGGAATCCCTGACAAATCATCTCAGCAGATACATAGAGAATAACGGAAACCACTCCGTGGTGCTGCAGTTTCAACGAGATGAGCTACAACAGCAGCTGAAAGAAGCCACTGCGCACGATGTATTGTACGTATCGCATCCAGTCACTGCATTTCTGCTGATAAATCGCCTCCTTACCGATTGGCAGAAGATTGGGACACACATCGGGCTAGACGTCCGTCAGTACACGTTTGAGAACATTGAGATGCCCACGATCGACGATGTTAGTGGTGTAGTGGAAGCGCTGGCCCGACTGCAAGATTTGTATCGACTTAAGCCGAACAAATGTTCGCTAGACATCGGTATAGATCTGCCGTTCGATCAAGCGTTGGGTGCCTTTGATTGCTATCAAATTGCTGATCATTTGTTGGCGGCTGGATTCCATTCCCAATCGATTCCCTGGTTCCAAGAGGCACTGAATCTGTGGAGTGTGGATTATGTTCGACTAACGAAAATCGATGTTGCGAACGAGCTCGCTAAAGCGCTTTACAATGAAAGGCGCTATACCGAGGCATTGAAGTTAACGGAGGAAGTGCTACAAGAGCAACCGGACAATGCAGGGGCACTGTTTAGTAGAAAATCGCTGGAAAATGTAACTATTTTCGAGCGGTCTAGTGACAACGAGGAAGGAACAGACACGCCCGAGTACAGTGATTATGATAGGCTTTGCCGCGGAGACATTCAGCAACCTGACAGTGTGCAGAAAACGTTATACTGTTTCTACGAACACAACCGAACTCCTTTTCTTACGATAGCGCCACTGAAGCTAGAGCAGATAAATCACGACCCGTTTATAGTGGTCTATCATGAGATAATATCAAACAGCGAGATCACCAATGTGCTAGAAGCGGCACATCCTCGACTGAACAGAGCATTGGTATTTGCGGCAAACCAATATACCGTTACAAAGTTTCGCACTAGCACCAACGCGTGGCTTAATGTGGATATGTTTTACACACATTTGAGGCCGATTGTACAGCGAGTTGAAGATATGACTGGCCTGACGAAAAGGTCCTACGATCAACTACAGATTGGAAACTATGGAGTTGGTGGTCACTATTCAACGCACCATGATTACGATGTGCCCGCCGACGGTCAGGAAGCCTTCCCGAGCCTAGGAAAGGGCAACCGTGTAGCTACCGTAATGTACTAC CTGAGCGAGGTTGACGTTGGCGGTGCTACCGTCTTCCCCAACATCGATGTTGCCGTGTTCCCCCGGAAAGGATCGGCCGTATTTTGGTACAATttgcaccggaacggaacagcgGATCCACGAACTCTTCATGCGGCGTGTCCTGTTATGCTCGGTTCTAAATGGG ttgCCAATCAATGGATCCACGAACGAGGTCTGGAGTTCAAATACCCGTGTGCATTAGACCCTATGCTTTGA
- the LOC126580926 gene encoding uncharacterized protein LOC126580926 — protein MPSVEPAEEMPHSGGASLEHSDRNHGETNGNEEQHHETPDPDRHLIPADRIEHDDSAQIDLPTVREFTQNDNINKFLLNSFLHRMNDTLKEDQLRDTDNSEDALEEQDFES, from the coding sequence ATGCCATCCGTAGAACCGGCGGAAGAAATGCCCCATTCCGGTGGTGCCTCGTTGGAGCATAGCGACCGAAACCACGGCGAGACCAACGGAAACGAGGAACAGCACCACGAAACGCCTGATCCGGACCGCCACCTAATACCCGCGGATCGCATCGAACATGATGATTCAGCACAGATCGACCTGCCCACCGTTCGAGAATTCACCCAGAACGACAACATTAACAAGTTTCTGCTCAACTCGTTCCTGCACCGCATGAATGACACCCTTAAGGAAGATCAGCTACGCGACACCGATAATTCCGAAGACGCTTTGGAGGAACAAGATTTCGAATCATAA
- the LOC126580925 gene encoding hydroxylysine kinase, whose product MEMKTIVKKRSITDADPAVGADVGGDSSETQEEIDSTVDVHEPEAESTDTLKPGSAIRPIISEEEVRKLAERLYGIIVLEMCELDSYDDRNFMIQADSYVKNPILKSINAGGYVMKIANSLDSQDESFFEAQNEIMLHLSKREIKCPVPVQNIYGKFYSLEKLAGSQHVLRLLEYIPGKVFHGVPHPDRLFYQAGQFIARIDSALKSVDKAKILNRQSIWMLESFPKLKDFLYVIKDEHHKDIIEQVLDAFNRRIVPNLHEFQQGVIYGDFNEHNIIVNKKASDSKEYEITGIIDFGDVCYSRYVFELAIAMTYMILESNDLDTGGLVMAGYSMIRIIPPHEKDVLRVAIAARLCQSLVMGLYTATVDSSNQYILSTQVRGWNMLEALWKETDKYILERWATVAEEYLTRSTK is encoded by the exons ATGGAGATGAAAACGATTGTCAAAAAGCGGAGCATTACGGACGCTGATCCCGCTGTTGGGGCTGATGTCGGCGGTGATAGCAGCGAGACGCAGGAGGAAATTGATTCCACGGTTGATGTGCATGAGCCAGAGGCTGAGTCTACGGATACGCTAAAGCCTGGATCCGCGATCCGGCCGATCAtctcggaggaggaggtgcgCAAGTTGGCCGAACGCTTGTACGGTATTATTGTGCTGGAAATGTGCGAGCTCGATTCGTACGATGATCGTAATTTTATGATCCAGGCCGACAG CTATGTCAAGAACCCAATattgaaatcaatcaacgCTGGCGGTTACGTGATGAAGATAGCGAACTCGCTCGATTCGCAAGATGAATCGTTCTTCGAGGCGCAGAACGAGATCATGCTGCATCTCAGCAAACGGGAGATCAAGTGTCCGGTACCGGTGCAGAACATTTACGGCAAATTTTATTCACTGGAGAAACTCGCCGGCTCGCAGCATGTTCTCCGGTTGTTGGAGTACATCCCGGGTAAAGTGTTCCATGGCGTGCCGCATCCAGATCGACTCTTTTACCAAGCCGGACAATTTATAGCGAGAATCGATTCGGCACTCAAG AGCGTGGATAAAGCTAAAATTCTAAACCGGCAGTCGATTTGGATGCTGGAGAGCTTCCCTAAGCTGAAAGATTTCCTTTACGTAATCAAAGACGAACATCACAAAGACATCATCGAGCAGGTGCTGGACGCATTCAATCGACGAATCGTTCCCAATCTGCACGAGTTCCAGCAGGGTGTGATATACGGAGATTTCAACGAGCACAACATCATCGTGAACAAGAAGGCATCCGATAGCAAGGAATATGAGATAACGGGAATTATCGACTTTGGAGACGTTTGCTACTCACGGTATGTGTTCGAGCTGGCAATCGCCATGACTTACATGATACTGGAATCAAACGATCTCGATACTGGCGGCTTGGTGATGGCAGGCTATAGTATGATACGGATAATACCGCCGCACGAGAAGGATGTGTTGCGA GTTGCGATTGCTGCACGACTATGCCAAAGCCTGGTAATGGGACTGTATACGGCTACAGTGGATTCCAGCAATCAGTACATCCTTTCGACCCAGGTACGTGGTTGGAATATGCTGGAAGCTTTGTGGAAGGAAACGGATAAATATATTCTAGAACGCTGGGCAACGGTGGCAGAGGAGTATCTTACACGGAGTACCAAGTGA